Proteins encoded in a region of the Leptospira montravelensis genome:
- a CDS encoding ABC transporter permease, which produces MGIVSLITIRYIRGSRVLGFLSIKSRLSFIVMAVGVGLLVVVLSIFNGFQKQVKESLWQGGPHITIENSYGSGAIYDYEKVIAHLKSDPKLAESFVSVEGNITSHGLIQSNNNFNPIMIRAVPVDSVEKLVENGLPNFPRILQYDRDEIQSINTKKLVVVGKEMSAIYGYGLGREITMAVPGGRFTVERGVQVNVQTFRLVGLFKTGYYNYDSKFVFLSLPQAQEFFKMKGAVNQVAIKVRSLDDLKVTKQRILSRLNEDNWNQKIQDETSWSVRTIAEEQENFLAALRLEKTIISIIVFLFIVLAALGMVATVHSLIRAKRRSIGTLKALGLASNDILLIFTLNAMIVGILSSLVGGMTGIFIATKLEVIINIISEIINGIGGLLNPGDWDPVELVPKDIYYFDHIPVDIDISFIFMVTTAATILSGLAGYFPARMAANLNPVDTIRND; this is translated from the coding sequence ATGGGAATTGTCTCTTTAATCACAATCCGTTACATCCGAGGGTCCAGAGTACTAGGATTCCTCTCTATCAAATCCAGGCTGTCGTTCATTGTTATGGCAGTCGGAGTGGGGCTTCTTGTCGTTGTCCTCTCCATTTTCAACGGATTCCAAAAACAAGTAAAAGAATCTCTCTGGCAAGGCGGGCCTCATATTACAATTGAGAACTCTTATGGGTCAGGGGCCATTTATGATTATGAAAAGGTCATCGCTCATCTAAAGTCAGATCCGAAACTGGCTGAATCGTTTGTTTCTGTGGAAGGAAACATAACGAGTCATGGACTCATTCAAAGTAATAATAACTTTAACCCCATTATGATTCGAGCGGTCCCCGTGGATTCGGTTGAAAAATTAGTGGAGAACGGGTTACCAAATTTTCCAAGAATCTTACAATATGACCGAGACGAAATCCAATCCATCAATACCAAAAAGTTGGTAGTGGTAGGAAAGGAAATGAGTGCCATTTATGGATATGGACTGGGTCGTGAAATTACGATGGCAGTACCTGGTGGAAGGTTTACTGTAGAACGTGGGGTCCAAGTCAACGTACAAACTTTTCGTTTGGTGGGACTTTTTAAAACGGGATATTATAATTACGATTCAAAATTTGTATTTTTGTCTCTCCCACAAGCCCAAGAATTTTTTAAAATGAAAGGGGCTGTCAATCAAGTTGCCATTAAGGTTCGTTCTCTTGATGATTTAAAAGTCACTAAACAAAGAATCTTATCCAGGTTAAACGAAGATAATTGGAATCAGAAAATCCAAGATGAAACTTCCTGGTCAGTAAGAACCATTGCCGAAGAACAGGAAAACTTTTTAGCGGCACTTAGACTTGAAAAAACAATCATCTCCATCATTGTGTTTCTTTTCATAGTTCTTGCGGCACTGGGAATGGTGGCAACAGTTCACTCACTCATTCGTGCGAAACGTAGATCCATAGGAACCTTAAAAGCACTTGGACTTGCCTCCAATGATATCCTTTTGATTTTTACATTGAATGCAATGATCGTGGGAATATTGTCATCGCTTGTAGGTGGGATGACTGGAATCTTTATTGCTACCAAGTTAGAAGTCATCATCAATATCATTTCTGAAATCATTAATGGGATCGGTGGTTTACTAAATCCTGGAGATTGGGATCCTGTGGAACTTGTACCAAAAGATATTTATTACTTCGATCATATCCCAGTAGATATTGATATTTCCTTTATCTTTATGGTCACAACGGCAGCAACCATCCTCTCTGGGCTTGCTGGTTATTTTCCGGCACGTATGGCGGCCAATCTAAATCCTGTGGATACAATACGAAATGACTAA
- a CDS encoding LIC_10230 family protein: MEKFKKNLPIVTPIFIALIIIHSLFVDYSFQFPDFISSDASEQTVESMRPKVISENGVLNRISYLETFLVDLESRELPVDTEQEETKDNIKRVLVGQKLLLGFYLFYLLLTFSTAVSYGFRVWFHKSLTNVFYPVSFIVLAPKVFFQLNLMLQKEVLSYFYFAFLVFTYILSIISYRLILKNKELAEGFQSLQFSSSLEEEGRSPSNTKTGSIFAPVFHVAIIILIGILIGNLIYIPLFLLQKHYVTEFSYFIFFLLGLLSLFYIFNYKKVGGEPNNNNWKDLAVSFAYLQFRFLRNSFFAAFSTVLIVLFVTFLFSLLLFNIDLIQNHLGLFGKATEF, translated from the coding sequence ATGGAAAAATTTAAAAAAAACCTCCCAATCGTTACACCTATATTCATTGCACTCATAATCATTCATTCTCTATTTGTTGATTATTCGTTCCAATTTCCTGATTTTATATCTTCTGACGCTTCTGAACAGACAGTCGAGTCAATGAGACCAAAAGTGATTTCTGAAAATGGTGTATTAAATCGAATTTCTTATTTAGAAACATTTTTAGTCGATTTAGAATCTAGAGAACTTCCTGTAGATACAGAACAAGAAGAAACTAAAGACAATATCAAAAGAGTTCTTGTAGGCCAAAAGTTACTGCTTGGATTCTATTTGTTTTATCTGTTATTAACCTTTTCCACAGCAGTTTCATATGGTTTCCGGGTTTGGTTTCATAAATCATTAACTAATGTTTTTTATCCAGTTTCCTTTATTGTTTTAGCTCCAAAAGTTTTTTTCCAACTCAACTTAATGTTACAAAAGGAAGTATTATCTTACTTCTATTTTGCCTTTCTGGTTTTCACTTATATATTGAGCATTATCTCTTACCGTTTGATTCTAAAAAACAAAGAACTGGCTGAAGGATTTCAATCACTACAATTTTCCTCTTCCTTAGAAGAAGAGGGAAGATCACCAAGCAATACAAAAACAGGTTCGATCTTTGCACCCGTGTTTCATGTTGCCATTATCATTTTAATTGGAATTTTGATAGGGAACTTAATTTACATCCCACTATTTCTCTTACAAAAACATTATGTAACTGAATTTAGTTATTTTATTTTCTTTTTGCTCGGGCTGTTATCTTTGTTTTATATCTTCAATTACAAAAAAGTAGGTGGAGAACCAAACAATAACAATTGGAAAGACCTAGCGGTTAGTTTTGCTTATTTACAATTTAGATTTTTAAGGAATAGCTTTTTTGCAGCGTTTAGCACTGTGTTAATTGTCCTGTTTGTAACATTTTTATTTAGTTTGTTACTATTTAATATAGACCTAATTCAAAACCACTTAGGTCTTTTTGGCAAAGCTACAGAATTTTAA
- a CDS encoding ABC transporter ATP-binding protein: MTNMNVKPTVSVRKLEKYYQVVDKKYHIISGLDFEVMPGEIVSVEGASGVGKSTLLNILGAMDSFDDGEVEVCGVSLKNLNEKQRESFRAEKISFIFQQHLLLPDFTALENVMMPLLIARMNPGLAKQQATEILRKVGLGERTESFPSQLSGGESARVGVARALVGRRQLILADEPTGNLDRDNSRHLMDLIKELQNEFKFSLILVTHDLELASMAHKRNRIVSGQLTPVT; this comes from the coding sequence ATGACTAATATGAATGTAAAACCAACTGTTTCGGTTCGCAAGTTAGAAAAATACTATCAGGTTGTGGACAAAAAATACCATATCATCTCTGGCTTAGATTTTGAAGTGATGCCAGGAGAAATCGTTTCTGTAGAAGGTGCTTCCGGTGTTGGTAAATCTACACTTTTGAATATTCTAGGTGCTATGGATTCGTTTGACGACGGTGAGGTGGAAGTTTGTGGTGTTTCCTTAAAAAACTTAAATGAAAAACAAAGGGAAAGTTTTCGTGCAGAAAAAATTTCCTTTATCTTCCAACAACATCTTTTGTTGCCTGACTTTACTGCCTTGGAAAATGTAATGATGCCACTTCTCATTGCAAGAATGAATCCAGGTTTGGCTAAACAACAAGCTACTGAAATTTTAAGGAAAGTAGGGCTTGGGGAAAGAACAGAAAGTTTTCCCTCGCAACTTTCTGGGGGAGAAAGTGCTAGAGTTGGTGTGGCAAGGGCTCTTGTGGGTAGAAGACAACTTATTTTGGCTGATGAACCAACAGGAAACTTGGATCGTGATAACTCACGTCATTTGATGGATCTCATTAAAGAACTGCAGAATGAATTTAAATTTTCTTTGATTCTTGTCACTCATGACTTGGAACTTGCCTCTATGGCACACAAACGAAATCGAATTGTGTCGGGACAGCTAACTCCCGTTACTTAG
- the aroB gene encoding 3-dehydroquinate synthase — MKLSECEIIGQGFRYPIELHEDFQGLSEKLNSLPKVSKIYVLTSREIAGIYEKYITKELNSLNVPFSFIYLKSGEKNKHIDRVKKVYNQLIETDADRKSVVIAFGGGVVGDFAGFIAATYQRGVRFVQVPTTLLACVDSSVGGKVAVNVDSGKNMVGAFYQPEFVFAPLFTLSTLPEKEWSCGLAEIAKHAFLDGGEFLNKIAESERVDYSANSAILRYAIEESVRVKSGIVAQDEKESGLRAVLNLGHTTGHAIESLTQYKKYSHGEAVAVGLVTALLLSCELVGFSESNFQKAIALMKRLKLPTRLEEKPEEILKHMEHDKKKEGSSLKFVLLEDFGKPKFGVSVERKKILEILKRQKGKL, encoded by the coding sequence ATGAAGTTATCTGAATGTGAAATTATTGGGCAGGGGTTTCGTTACCCAATTGAATTACACGAAGACTTCCAAGGTCTGTCCGAAAAATTAAATTCCCTTCCCAAAGTTTCAAAGATTTATGTTCTAACCAGTCGCGAAATTGCTGGGATTTACGAAAAATATATTACTAAAGAACTAAATTCCCTAAACGTTCCTTTTTCTTTTATTTATTTAAAATCGGGCGAAAAGAACAAACACATTGACCGGGTAAAAAAAGTTTACAACCAACTCATTGAAACTGACGCCGATAGAAAATCGGTTGTGATCGCCTTCGGTGGTGGGGTGGTGGGTGACTTCGCTGGATTTATTGCTGCCACCTACCAAAGAGGAGTACGTTTTGTTCAAGTTCCTACTACACTTCTGGCATGTGTGGATTCCTCTGTGGGAGGAAAAGTCGCTGTCAATGTAGATTCAGGAAAAAACATGGTAGGTGCCTTTTACCAACCAGAATTTGTTTTTGCTCCTCTTTTTACTTTATCTACTTTACCAGAAAAGGAATGGAGTTGCGGGCTTGCGGAAATCGCAAAACACGCGTTTCTTGACGGTGGTGAATTTTTAAATAAAATAGCTGAATCGGAACGGGTCGATTATTCTGCAAATTCAGCAATCCTTCGTTATGCGATCGAAGAGTCGGTTCGGGTTAAATCTGGAATTGTTGCACAAGATGAAAAAGAATCTGGTTTACGTGCGGTTTTAAACTTAGGCCATACAACGGGACATGCGATTGAATCCTTAACCCAATACAAAAAATATTCACATGGAGAAGCAGTTGCCGTTGGGCTTGTGACTGCTTTACTATTGTCTTGTGAATTAGTCGGTTTTTCTGAATCAAATTTCCAAAAAGCAATTGCTTTGATGAAACGGTTGAAGTTACCAACTCGTTTGGAAGAAAAACCTGAAGAAATTCTAAAACATATGGAACATGATAAAAAAAAGGAAGGTTCTTCTTTAAAATTTGTTCTATTGGAAGATTTCGGGAAACCAAAATTTGGAGTATCTGTAGAACGAAAGAAAATTTTGGAAATTCTAAAACGTCAGAAAGGAAAGTTATAG
- a CDS encoding ATP--guanido phosphotransferase, translating to MNFCRFCGTKEIQFRKSGKFGCVHCIQVFKYPILQKPKIIPKNVMEGLESFVKENSKFINLLSFRTRITRNLKSNLFPFYDSIFTKSKQLLAENGMDFWLYPSELYQSNPGENCEVKMGFYLGSEDHIRWEKMVSVSHRIPQESPLEKKTKNQIFRFLLQKTNWAVFPKIGFISSCPTNLGLGRRDSVLVELDPGISPRFFSILQTLTEFGIEFAPSSDHSFRKIGENPGLVVKISWKNARAVQKRQLYKILGLRGSL from the coding sequence ATGAACTTTTGTCGTTTTTGCGGAACCAAAGAAATTCAGTTTCGTAAAAGCGGCAAATTTGGTTGTGTTCACTGTATACAAGTTTTTAAATATCCTATCCTTCAAAAACCCAAAATCATCCCCAAAAATGTAATGGAAGGTTTAGAGAGTTTTGTAAAAGAAAATTCTAAGTTTATCAATTTATTATCTTTTCGAACTCGCATCACAAGAAACCTAAAATCAAATCTTTTTCCATTTTACGATTCCATATTTACAAAATCCAAGCAGTTGTTAGCTGAGAATGGAATGGATTTTTGGCTATATCCTTCCGAATTGTACCAGTCAAACCCGGGTGAAAACTGTGAAGTAAAAATGGGTTTTTATTTAGGTTCCGAAGATCATATTCGTTGGGAAAAAATGGTTTCGGTTTCACACCGAATCCCCCAAGAATCACCGCTTGAAAAAAAGACCAAAAATCAAATCTTTCGTTTTTTACTGCAAAAAACCAATTGGGCGGTATTTCCCAAGATAGGGTTTATTTCCTCTTGCCCTACCAATTTAGGCCTGGGAAGGCGGGACTCAGTCCTTGTGGAATTGGATCCGGGAATCAGTCCCAGGTTTTTTTCAATTTTGCAAACTCTCACCGAATTTGGTATAGAATTTGCTCCTTCCTCCGATCATAGTTTTAGGAAGATCGGAGAAAACCCGGGTCTTGTCGTAAAAATCTCGTGGAAGAACGCTCGTGCGGTCCAAA
- a CDS encoding toxin-antitoxin system YwqK family antitoxin — MTSTSTPIKDNSIWIFVSLLLLVFLSGIVFGPCKGGNTKPKSIPKEAVYNKKTNYYSYTSDGINREWFENGNLIAEFPVNSLGLPDGYSKKLNYLTGITIMEGKFSNGDRDGLWKFYFSDGKLYIEQNYKAGNRKKQLWIQTAELGNETGSFQRYFHSGRLNEKGFFDGGLRTGDWVRYYPDTKVEEKGSYDNDKKVGEWFYYYPTGAKEASENYSATGELISRTTYYPNGDVWCLVKKGKEPECQ, encoded by the coding sequence ATGACATCTACATCCACTCCCATTAAAGATAATTCCATTTGGATCTTTGTATCCTTACTTTTATTAGTATTTTTATCCGGAATTGTTTTTGGCCCCTGCAAAGGTGGTAATACAAAACCAAAATCAATTCCTAAAGAAGCAGTTTATAATAAAAAAACAAATTACTATAGTTATACGAGCGATGGTATCAACCGAGAGTGGTTTGAAAATGGAAACTTAATTGCTGAGTTTCCTGTGAACTCCCTTGGGTTACCAGACGGTTATAGCAAAAAATTAAACTACCTGACGGGAATTACCATTATGGAAGGAAAATTTTCTAATGGAGACCGAGATGGCCTATGGAAGTTTTATTTTTCCGATGGTAAACTCTATATTGAACAAAACTACAAAGCAGGGAATCGCAAAAAACAACTTTGGATCCAAACGGCGGAACTTGGAAATGAAACAGGATCTTTTCAAAGATATTTTCACAGCGGTAGGTTGAACGAAAAAGGGTTTTTTGACGGCGGACTCCGCACTGGGGACTGGGTGCGTTATTATCCTGATACCAAAGTGGAAGAAAAAGGCAGTTATGATAATGATAAGAAAGTTGGAGAATGGTTTTATTATTATCCTACAGGAGCCAAAGAAGCTTCGGAAAATTATTCTGCTACAGGCGAACTCATTTCACGCACAACTTATTATCCGAATGGTGATGTTTGGTGTTTGGTGAAAAAAGGTAAAGAACCTGAGTGCCAATAG
- a CDS encoding NUDIX domain-containing protein, which translates to MIDFLLKSKSMRVRVAALIQDPKGKILLVQQQKKQSGYWLLPGGGIEFGESGEEALKRELNEELSLEVSQMDFLFLNESIDPNKKRHLIQIVFLTKVKDLLPILNPKEKAISGFGYFTTKEILSMDIRPDIKHYFRAKSTNKPRYISSPWVNEP; encoded by the coding sequence ATGATCGATTTTTTATTAAAATCCAAATCGATGAGAGTTCGTGTTGCAGCCCTCATCCAAGATCCAAAGGGAAAGATTTTGCTTGTACAACAGCAAAAAAAACAATCAGGTTATTGGCTTCTGCCTGGAGGTGGAATTGAATTTGGTGAGTCGGGAGAAGAAGCTCTCAAACGAGAACTAAACGAAGAGTTGTCTCTGGAAGTGAGCCAAATGGATTTTTTATTTTTAAACGAATCTATCGATCCAAATAAAAAACGCCACTTGATCCAAATTGTTTTTTTAACCAAGGTAAAAGATTTGTTACCTATTTTGAATCCAAAAGAAAAAGCAATTTCTGGATTCGGTTACTTTACAACGAAAGAAATTTTGTCTATGGACATTCGCCCTGATATTAAACATTACTTCCGAGCTAAAAGTACAAATAAACCTAGATATATTTCTAGCCCGTGGGTGAATGAACCATGA
- a CDS encoding mechanosensitive ion channel family protein, which translates to MGGGSLKEFYLDLNPLTLLRNSNRDVAETMILFAYMVVFAIFSYKITMILVERIKPAPDAVHEYNRRKVARMGFLLVFGIAYLPLIFSSLSLLPTVLGLAGAGIVISLKEVWLNMVGWFMIMGSNGFKVGDRIEIDNIKGDVVNIGFFKFTLLEIASDPRFEQSTNRLIHFPNYNIVLHRFFIVSETMDFVWDEFKVYLELNSNWEKAEKICSQILHEELVLAPELVESKIREMSKNYLVRLGKTTPIVYTSLEPEGTILMCLRYLTPIRSKRLNRILISKEILTKFKNENDIYIHSH; encoded by the coding sequence ATGGGCGGAGGAAGTCTTAAAGAATTCTATTTGGATTTGAATCCATTAACTCTGTTACGAAATTCCAATCGTGACGTTGCAGAAACCATGATCCTTTTTGCTTATATGGTGGTTTTTGCCATATTTTCATATAAGATCACGATGATTCTCGTTGAGAGAATCAAACCTGCACCTGATGCCGTACACGAATACAATCGCCGGAAAGTGGCTCGAATGGGTTTCCTTTTGGTTTTTGGAATCGCCTACTTACCTTTAATTTTTTCCAGTTTATCACTTCTTCCTACCGTCCTTGGTCTAGCCGGTGCGGGGATTGTGATTTCACTGAAAGAAGTTTGGCTCAATATGGTGGGTTGGTTTATGATTATGGGCTCTAACGGATTTAAGGTGGGGGACCGAATTGAAATCGACAACATCAAAGGTGATGTGGTTAATATAGGTTTTTTTAAATTCACATTACTTGAAATTGCATCAGATCCAAGGTTTGAACAGTCCACAAATAGGCTCATTCATTTCCCTAATTATAACATTGTACTACACCGGTTTTTTATCGTTTCAGAAACTATGGATTTTGTTTGGGATGAGTTTAAGGTGTATTTGGAATTAAACTCCAATTGGGAAAAAGCTGAAAAAATTTGTTCTCAAATCCTTCATGAAGAATTGGTTTTGGCCCCTGAATTGGTAGAGTCAAAAATTCGCGAGATGTCAAAAAACTATCTTGTGAGACTTGGCAAAACAACTCCCATTGTGTATACTTCCTTAGAACCAGAAGGAACTATTTTAATGTGTTTAAGATATTTAACACCTATTAGGTCCAAACGTCTCAATCGAATCCTTATCTCCAAAGAAATTCTTACAAAGTTCAAAAATGAAAATGACATCTACATCCACTCCCATTAA